One Cryobacterium psychrophilum DNA segment encodes these proteins:
- a CDS encoding D-arabinono-1,4-lactone oxidase yields MILRTAPWRNWGRTESVRPVRMERPATVGAVQRAVQAAARAGLRVKAVGSGHSFTGIALAPGVQLDLHNLTLPAGVAGGDAVISVDAETARVTVAGGVTLHRLTRLLAGHGLALTNLGDIDMQTVAGAISTGTHGTGGRFQGIASQVVALTLVVADGTLLRVGDTEHADLLPAARLGLGALGIIVDVTLQCVPTFVLHAVQKTEDLDEVLETYLQRSASGDHFEFFWFPHTTLALTKTNTRLSAAAPGARTSRVPRWIDDELLANGLYRAVCDLGTAIPALVPPLARMAATATGSKEFTDSSARVFATSRTVRFREMEYALPRSRVPDAVRAVRALIDARGWRISFPIEVRCAAADDLWLSTASGRDTGYVSVHRYVREDPEEYFRAVEEIMLEHGGRPHWGKLHYQDADALRDRYPHFDDFRAVRDRLDPERRFANRYLERVLGP; encoded by the coding sequence GTGATTCTGCGTACGGCTCCGTGGCGTAACTGGGGTCGCACCGAGTCCGTGCGCCCGGTTCGGATGGAGCGTCCGGCGACGGTGGGAGCGGTGCAGCGTGCGGTGCAGGCCGCTGCCCGTGCCGGACTGCGCGTCAAGGCGGTGGGCTCCGGGCACAGCTTCACGGGGATCGCGCTCGCCCCCGGTGTGCAGCTCGACCTGCACAACCTCACGCTGCCCGCCGGGGTCGCCGGGGGAGACGCCGTGATCAGCGTCGATGCCGAGACGGCCAGGGTCACCGTTGCCGGCGGCGTGACCCTGCACCGGCTGACGCGGTTGCTTGCCGGGCACGGACTGGCCCTCACCAACCTCGGCGACATCGACATGCAGACCGTGGCCGGGGCCATTTCGACGGGCACGCATGGAACTGGTGGCCGGTTCCAGGGGATCGCCAGCCAGGTCGTGGCCCTCACGCTCGTGGTCGCTGACGGGACGCTGCTGCGCGTTGGCGATACCGAACATGCGGACCTGCTTCCGGCGGCCCGGCTCGGCCTCGGAGCTCTCGGCATCATTGTCGACGTCACGCTGCAGTGCGTCCCGACCTTTGTGCTGCATGCCGTGCAGAAAACCGAAGACCTCGACGAGGTGTTGGAGACCTACCTGCAGCGCTCCGCGTCAGGTGACCACTTCGAATTCTTCTGGTTTCCGCACACGACGCTCGCCCTGACGAAAACAAACACCCGCCTTTCTGCTGCGGCGCCCGGTGCCCGCACGTCCCGGGTGCCCCGCTGGATCGATGACGAACTGCTCGCCAATGGCCTGTACCGGGCCGTGTGCGATCTGGGCACGGCGATTCCCGCGCTCGTACCCCCCCTCGCCCGCATGGCCGCCACGGCCACCGGCAGCAAGGAATTCACGGATTCCTCGGCGCGGGTGTTCGCGACCAGCCGCACGGTGCGCTTCCGCGAGATGGAATATGCCCTGCCACGGAGCCGGGTGCCCGACGCCGTTCGCGCGGTGCGGGCGCTCATCGACGCGCGGGGCTGGCGCATTTCGTTTCCGATCGAAGTGCGCTGCGCGGCCGCCGACGACCTGTGGCTGTCGACCGCCAGCGGGCGGGACACCGGCTACGTGTCCGTGCACCGCTACGTTCGCGAAGACCCGGAGGAGTATTTTCGCGCCGTCGAGGAGATCATGCTTGAGCACGGCGGACGCCCGCACTGGGGCAAGCTTCACTACCAGGATGCCGACGCGCTGCGGGATCGGTACCCGCACTTCGATGATTTTCGTGCGGTTCGTGACAGGCTCGACCCGGAGCGTCGCTTCGCTAACCGCTATCTGGAAAGAGTCCTCGGCCCGTGA